The following proteins are co-located in the Syngnathus scovelli strain Florida chromosome 5, RoL_Ssco_1.2, whole genome shotgun sequence genome:
- the ern2 gene encoding serine/threonine-protein kinase/endoribonuclease IRE1: MGALGRLLLCLLILSGEVTITQVEGVKVVTRPESLLFVSTLDGNLHAVSKKTGDIKWTLREDPVILVPINITEPSFLPDPNDGSLYILGGKHKEGLMKLPFTIPELVQSAPCRSSDGILYTGKKQDVWFVVDPETGAKQTILTTSSSDSLCVNTSLLYIGRTEYVVTMFDTTKQELQWSITYNDYSALPYDDEQDYRMAHLVSSGNGLVVTVDRESGDVLWSQDYGAPVVRVYLYSGDSLRHTPHLSLAVETLRFLTFSSVADERTAVHSVLKWRYQFVKEEANAQTLLVPTLYVGKLDSHLYALPSFVHQGFSLVPRGLTLGRIEGPETAGVTLSGQGECLIIPSTDVRYPPGSSNSPQNHWLLIGHHEIPPVAHTTMLRESRLSLPFPSEAVIPPRPSAPPSSRTTSYNQNFRLVGQSDGEGAVDERESAGAQKSIGVRSVYMTQDCLALTVLTVLLGGWLAFAFTYTRAAKKLKALQEQLQETFESPCVQSTQTTNTPTPTFSSSDSELSTNTSVSTGSQHASEDLVVMPSSLDSSTTSKNSEEVHLGKISFTTSEALGRGSSGTFVFRGNFDGRRAAVKRILPECFDVAEREVQLLRQSDTHPNVIRYFCTERDNLFKYIAIELCAATVQQYVEDPSNFPNLSPIMLLEQTMCGLSHLHSLNIVHRDLKPRNILISFPCASGKVRALISDFGLCKKIQDGQSSFSLRSGVLGTEGWIAPELLENIPGSKPTAAVDIFSAGCVFYYVVSGGKHPFGETLMRQMNILSGNYSLSQFMDTIHEDVVAEDLIKQMISAEAEFRPSSVGVLKHPFFWSPEKQLLFFQDVSDRIENEPVDSEIVWNLESECRVVVRSNWRLHISTPLQTDLRRFRTYKGSSVRDLLRAMRNKKAHYHQLPPEVQYSLGELPDGFVRYFTNRFPKLLMHTHTSLQAYANEKLFHPYYMPPGAK, encoded by the exons ATGGGGGCTTTGGGGCGCCTGCTGTTGTGCCTTCTGATTCTCTCCGGGGAAGTCACAATAACTCAG GTGGAGGGGGTCAAGGTGGTCACCCGCCCAGAATCCCTTCTGTTTGTCTCCACGCTGGACGGAAATCTGCATGCTGTCTCCAAAAAAACAGGAGACATCAAATGGACTCTAAGAGAAG ATCCTGTTATACTAGTGCCCATCAACATCACTGA GCCAAGTTTTCTCCCGGACCCCAACGATGGCAGCTTATACATACTCGGTGGCAAGCACAAAGAAGGCCTAATG AAACTTCCGTTCACCATTCCGGAGCTGGTTCAGTCGGCTCCCTGTAGAAGCTCCGATGGCATCCTCTATACAG GCAAAAAGCAGGATGTGTGGTTTGTAGTGGATCCCGAAACGGGAGCCAAACAAACCATTCTGACAACGTCCTCGTCTGATTCCCTGTGTGTCAACACTTCTCTACTCTACATTGGACGTACAG AATACGTGGTCACGATGTTCGACACCACAAAGCAGGAGCTGCAATGGAGCATCACGTACAACGACTATTCCGCTCTGCCGTACGACGACGAACAAGACTATC GAATGGCTCATCTTGTGTCCAGTGGTAATGGCCTTGTGGTTACCGTTGACAGGGAGTCAG GTGACGTGCTATGGAGTCAAGATTACGGCGCGCCCGTGGTCAGGGTCTACCTGTACTCGGGCGACTCGCTCAGACACACACCCCACCTGTCGCTCGCCGTCGAGACGTTGCGCTTCCTCACCTTCTCCTCCGTCGCCGACGAGCGGACGGCAGTCCACTCCGTTTTGAAATGGCGCTATCAGTTTGTGAAGGAGGAAGCCAACGCACAAACGCTACTTGT GCCCACGCTCTACGTGGGGAAACTGGACTCCCACCTCTATGCTTTGCCTTCCTTCGTTCACCAAGGATTCTCCTTAGTG CCTCGGGGTCTGACCCTGGGCCGGATTGAAGGTCCTGAGACGGCCGGTGTGACGCTCAGCGGGCAAGGGGAGTGCTTGATCATCCCGTCCACCGACGTGCGCTATCCTCCAGGGAGCAGCAACAGCCCTCAAAACCACTGGTTGTTAATAG GCCACCACGAGATCCCGCCAGTAGCACATACCACCATGTTAAGGGAATCGCGGCTCAGCCTGCCCTTCCCCAGTGAAGCCGTCATCCCCCCTCGACCTTCTGCCCCGCCATCCTCGCGCACCACCAGCTACAACCAAAAC ttTCGGTTGGTAGGCCAAAGCGATGGCGAAGGAGCCGTCGACGAGAGAGAATCGGCAGGAGCCCAGAAGTCGATCGGCGTGCGTTCCGTCTACATGACGCAGGACTGCTTGGCTCTGACTGTGTTGACCGTGCTGCTGGGAGGCTGGTTGGCATTCGCCTTCACGTACACG CGAGCGGCCAAGAAGCTGAAAGCTCTGCAGGAGCAGCTCCAGGAAACGTTTGAATCTCCCTGCGTCCAGTCCACACAGACCACCAACACGCCGACACCGACTTTCAGCTCCTCCGACTCGGAACTTTCTACCAACACGAGCGTCTCCACTG GTTCTCAGCATGCATCGGAAGATCTTGTTGTAATGCCTTCTTCCCTTGACAGCAGCACAACCTCAA AAAACAGCGAGGAGGTGCACTTGGGTAAAATCTCCTTCACCACATCCGAGGCCCTCGGTCGCGGCAGCTCGGGAACGTTCGTCTTCAG GGGCAACTTCGACGGACGGCGTGCGGCGGTGAAGCGAATCCTCCCCGAGTGTTTCGATGTGGCAGAGAGGGAAGTGCAGCTCCTGCGACAGTCCGACACGCATCCCAACGTCATCAGGTACTTCTGCACGGAGAGGGACAACCTCTTTAAGTACATCGCCATCGAGCTGTGCGCCGCCACCGTGCAGCAg TATGTGGAGGATCCATCCAATTTTCCCAACCTGAGTCCGATTATGTTGTTGGAGCAGACCATGTGTGGCCTCTCACACCTCCACTCGCTCAATATAG TACATCGAGACCTGAAGCCTCGAAATATCCTGATCTCATTTCCCTGCGCTTCGGGTAAAGTCCGAGCTCTCATTTCCGACTTTGGGCTGTGCAAAAAGATCCAAGATGGTCAGAGCAGCTTCTCGTTGCGTTCGGGCGTGTTGGGCACGGAAGGCTGGATTGCTCCCGAGCTACTGGAAAACATTCCTGGCAGCAAGCCG ACCGCCGCTGTGGATATCTTCTCCGCCGGCTGCGTCTTCTACTACGTGGTCAGCGGGGGGAAGCACCCGTTTGGCGAGACTCTGATGCGGCAAATGAACATCCTGTCTGGAAACTATTCACTTTCGCAATTCATGGATACCATACACG AAGACGTTGTGGCCGAGGACCTGATCAAGCAGATGATCAGCGCGGAGGCGGAGTTTCGGCCCTCGTCTGTCGGCGTGCTCAAGCATCCGTTCTTCTGGAGCCCTGAGAAACAGCTGCTTTTCTTCCAA GATGTAAGCGACCGCATTGAGAACGAACCAGTCGATAGTGAGATCGTGTGGAACCTTGAAAGTGAGTGCCGAGTCGTGGTGCGGAGCAACTGGAGGCTGCACATTTCTACACCTCTGCAGACTG ATTTGAGGCGGTTCAGGACGTACAAAGGCAGCTCGGTGCGAGACCTGCTGAGGGCCATGAGGAATAAG AAGGCTCACTACCACCAGCTGCCGCCCGAAGTGCAGTACAGTCTCGGCGAGCTGCCCGACGGCTTTGTGCGCTACTTCACCAACCGCTTCCCAAAGTTgctgatgcacacacacacttcgctGCAGGCCTACGCCAACGAGAAACTCTTTCACCCCTACTACATGCCTCCTGGCGCCAAGTAG